The Planctomycetota bacterium genome includes a region encoding these proteins:
- a CDS encoding UDP-N-acetylglucosamine 2-epimerase: MRILNIVGARPNLMKIAPLMRAYAAYPDIQPLLVHTGQHYDERMSDLFFRQLEIPEPDINLEVGSGSHAAQTAA, encoded by the coding sequence ATGCGCATCCTCAACATTGTCGGCGCCAGGCCGAATCTTATGAAAATCGCCCCGCTGATGCGGGCCTACGCGGCGTATCCGGACATCCAGCCGCTCCTGGTCCACACCGGCCAGCATTACGACGAGCGGATGAGCGACCTGTTCTTCCGGCAACTGGAGATTCCCGAGCCGGATATCAACCTCGAAGTCGGCTCCGGGTCCCATGCGGCCCAGACGGCGGCCA